From a single Methylosinus sp. H3A genomic region:
- a CDS encoding DUF4384 domain-containing protein, which translates to MMRRLCLGFLCVFSSVVVAEPRDATRSVRILDEPPAEAPAAPTQAPAIPKEPGKGAGSGVRIEVLPQEEFALGAPMSFRVTAEKSGYVILVDVDAQGKLAQIFPNMVTLADPAGVDEKANFLKAGQSMTLPEAGGKAAYRFVASPPAGVGMVVAILSDTPLQIVDLPDVPAALAGQTKAVDFVKDSTRMLQILPAEGERPTRAPKWSFATKFYGIK; encoded by the coding sequence ATGATGCGACGTCTTTGTCTCGGCTTTCTCTGCGTCTTCTCCAGCGTCGTCGTCGCCGAGCCGCGGGACGCGACCCGTTCCGTGCGGATTCTCGACGAGCCGCCCGCCGAGGCGCCGGCGGCGCCGACGCAAGCGCCGGCGATCCCCAAGGAGCCGGGCAAGGGCGCCGGCTCCGGCGTGCGGATAGAGGTGCTGCCGCAGGAGGAATTCGCGCTCGGCGCGCCGATGAGCTTTCGCGTGACGGCGGAGAAATCGGGCTATGTCATTCTGGTCGATGTCGACGCGCAGGGAAAGCTGGCGCAGATCTTTCCCAATATGGTGACGCTGGCCGATCCCGCGGGCGTCGACGAGAAAGCCAATTTCCTGAAAGCCGGTCAGTCGATGACGCTGCCGGAGGCGGGCGGCAAGGCCGCCTATCGCTTCGTCGCCTCGCCGCCGGCGGGCGTCGGCATGGTGGTCGCGATATTGAGCGACACGCCGCTGCAGATCGTCGATCTGCCGGATGTGCCGGCGGCGCTCGCCGGCCAGACCAAGGCCGTCGATTTCGTGAAGGATTCGACGCGCATGCTGCAGATTCTGCCGGCCGAGGGCGAGCGTCCGACGCGCGCGCCAAAATGGTCCTTCGCGACGAAATTCTACGGGATCAAGTGA
- a CDS encoding molybdenum storage protein subunit alpha, producing MTKTDSIKHVASPLARQTLLDGSLTRPVAGRRPIRLLPWLQVVKIGGRSIMDRGAEAILPIVDEIRKLLPEHRLLILTGAGVRARHVYGVGLDLGLPVGSLAPLAASEAGQNGHMLASLLAPEGVSYVEHPTIATQLAIHLTATRAVVGSAFPPYHHHEFPGSRIPPHRGDTGAFLLADAYGAAGLTIVEDVDGVYTADPKAPGGEKAQLIRETSAAELAEQKGPLPFDRAMLEVMATARHIERVQIVNGLVPGRLTAALRGEHVGTLVHTGAQRNS from the coding sequence ATGACCAAAACCGACAGCATCAAGCACGTCGCCTCGCCGCTCGCGCGCCAGACCCTGCTGGACGGCTCGCTCACGCGTCCCGTCGCCGGCCGGCGGCCGATCCGCCTCCTACCCTGGCTGCAGGTGGTGAAGATCGGCGGCCGCTCCATCATGGATCGCGGCGCCGAGGCGATCCTTCCGATCGTGGACGAGATTCGAAAGCTCCTGCCCGAGCATCGTCTGCTTATTCTCACCGGCGCCGGCGTGCGCGCCCGCCATGTCTATGGCGTCGGCCTCGATCTCGGCCTGCCGGTGGGCTCGCTGGCGCCGCTCGCGGCGAGCGAGGCCGGGCAGAACGGCCATATGCTGGCCTCGCTGCTCGCGCCGGAGGGCGTCTCCTATGTCGAGCATCCGACGATCGCCACGCAGCTCGCGATCCATCTGACCGCGACCCGCGCGGTGGTGGGCAGCGCCTTTCCGCCCTATCACCACCATGAGTTCCCCGGCTCGCGCATTCCGCCGCATCGGGGCGACACGGGCGCCTTTCTGCTCGCCGACGCCTATGGCGCCGCCGGCCTCACCATCGTCGAGGATGTGGACGGCGTCTACACCGCCGATCCCAAGGCCCCCGGCGGCGAGAAGGCGCAGCTCATCCGCGAGACGAGCGCCGCCGAGCTGGCCGAGCAGAAGGGCCCATTGCCTTTCGATCGCGCAATGCTGGAGGTGATGGCGACGGCGCGTCATATCGAGCGCGTGCAGATCGTCAACGGGCTGGTCCCGGGCCGGCTCACCGCGGCGCTGCGCGGCGAGCATGTGGGCACGCTCGTGCATACGGGCGCGCAGCGGAACAGCTGA
- a CDS encoding MDR family MFS transporter, with protein MNKPATGFSRADLSKSEILMIMVGLGLAMLLSALDQTIVATALPTIGQDLGDFAHLPWIVTAYLVAATAVTPLYGKLADIHGVRVMLLIGIFTFVLGSIACALSPNITALAIARAVQGMGGGGLIALAQTIVADLVSVRERGRALTYFSVVFAGASVGGPILGGVFAEYLHWSLIFWINVPLGLAAFFMTYFKLARLPLRRHPHRVDLAGAALLVTASVASLLALSWGGVRYPWGSAPVLGLLATALIGWAIFAWRTKTAEEPLIPLAVLADDVIRNAILSGGFGLGTFVALTMFMPIYFEGALRLSADQSGLALIPLTVATVTGATISGRLLSRVRHYKAAPLAALALAFVSLLAARQFLVDLPLAALDALLAIVGLGVGTMLPVTTVCVQSAAPGHNLGTATAVMQFFRQLGAALIVAVFGAIVIGDGHNALAAEAATGADVEALRETFRTAFLVGAMFIAVCFFFLARMEERNLHGEG; from the coding sequence GTGAACAAGCCCGCCACGGGATTTTCGCGCGCCGATCTGAGCAAGAGCGAAATTCTGATGATCATGGTCGGCCTCGGCCTCGCCATGCTGCTTTCGGCGCTCGATCAGACGATCGTCGCCACCGCTCTGCCGACGATCGGCCAAGACCTCGGCGATTTCGCGCATCTGCCCTGGATCGTCACCGCCTATCTCGTCGCCGCGACCGCGGTGACGCCGCTCTATGGCAAGCTCGCCGATATCCATGGCGTGCGCGTGATGCTGCTCATCGGCATTTTCACCTTCGTGCTCGGCTCCATCGCCTGCGCATTGTCGCCGAACATCACCGCGCTCGCCATCGCACGCGCCGTGCAGGGCATGGGCGGCGGCGGGCTCATCGCGCTGGCGCAGACCATCGTCGCCGATCTCGTCAGCGTGCGCGAGCGCGGCCGCGCGCTCACCTATTTTTCCGTCGTCTTCGCCGGCGCCAGCGTCGGCGGGCCGATCCTCGGCGGCGTCTTCGCCGAATATCTGCATTGGTCGCTGATCTTCTGGATCAATGTGCCGCTCGGCCTCGCGGCTTTCTTCATGACCTATTTCAAGCTGGCGCGGCTGCCGCTGCGCCGCCATCCGCATCGCGTCGATCTCGCCGGCGCGGCGCTGCTCGTCACCGCCTCGGTCGCCTCGCTGCTGGCGCTGTCCTGGGGCGGGGTGCGCTATCCCTGGGGCTCGGCGCCGGTTCTCGGCCTGCTCGCCACCGCGCTCATCGGCTGGGCGATCTTCGCCTGGCGCACCAAGACGGCGGAGGAGCCGCTGATCCCGCTCGCCGTGCTCGCCGACGACGTCATTCGCAACGCCATTCTCTCCGGCGGCTTCGGCCTCGGCACTTTCGTCGCGCTGACCATGTTCATGCCGATCTATTTCGAGGGCGCGCTGCGCCTTTCGGCCGATCAGTCCGGCCTCGCGCTGATCCCGCTCACCGTGGCGACAGTGACGGGCGCGACGATCTCCGGCCGACTGCTGAGCCGCGTGCGCCACTACAAAGCGGCGCCGCTCGCCGCTCTCGCTTTGGCCTTCGTCTCGCTGCTCGCAGCGCGGCAATTTCTCGTCGATCTGCCGCTGGCGGCGCTGGACGCGCTGCTGGCGATCGTCGGTCTCGGCGTCGGAACCATGCTGCCGGTGACGACAGTCTGCGTGCAGAGCGCGGCGCCGGGGCATAATCTCGGCACGGCGACGGCGGTGATGCAATTCTTCCGGCAGCTCGGCGCCGCGCTGATCGTCGCGGTCTTCGGCGCGATCGTCATCGGCGACGGCCATAATGCGCTGGCGGCGGAAGCGGCCACGGGCGCCGATGTCGAAGCGCTGCGCGAGACGTTCCGCACGGCGTTTCTCGTCGGCGCGATGTTCATCGCTGTGTGCTTCTTCTTCCTCGCGCGGATGGAGGAGAGGAATTTGCATGGGGAGGGGTGA
- a CDS encoding cobalt-precorrin-5B (C(1))-methyltransferase — translation MTDAPQSPDTPKKPPLRRGWTTGACATAATRAAFVALVSGRDPPDPVEIGLPGGKRVAFALANFTRGADYAEAGVVKDAGDDPDVTHGALIRARLRRAPPGTGVGFAAGPGVGMVTRPGLPLPPGEPAINPVPRAMMRQTIEEAAAELGVTPDAIIEISVDRGEELARSTLNGRLGIIGGLSILGTTGIVVPYSCSAWIDTIHRGIDVALASGLRHIAATTGSTSEEAVRKLYGLPEEALIEMGDFAGGLLKYLRAHTVPRVTIAGGFAKLTKLAQGRLDLHSGRSSVDLGDLATTARAAGANEATSEAIRNANSALEALAIASAAGLDLASPIARRAFDTAARALGNRATELEIIVVGRDGAILARSSFRPAIRAEDETE, via the coding sequence ATGACAGACGCGCCGCAAAGCCCGGACACGCCGAAAAAGCCGCCGCTGCGCCGCGGCTGGACCACGGGCGCCTGCGCCACGGCGGCGACGCGGGCCGCCTTCGTCGCGCTCGTCTCCGGCCGCGACCCGCCCGATCCGGTGGAGATCGGCCTGCCGGGCGGGAAGCGCGTCGCCTTCGCTCTAGCGAATTTTACGCGCGGCGCGGACTATGCGGAGGCCGGTGTGGTGAAGGACGCGGGCGATGACCCCGACGTCACCCATGGCGCGCTGATCCGCGCCCGCCTGCGCCGCGCGCCGCCGGGGACGGGCGTCGGCTTCGCCGCCGGGCCCGGCGTCGGCATGGTGACGCGCCCCGGCCTGCCGCTGCCGCCGGGAGAGCCGGCCATCAACCCCGTCCCCCGCGCCATGATGCGGCAGACGATCGAGGAGGCCGCCGCCGAGCTCGGCGTGACGCCGGACGCGATAATCGAAATCTCCGTCGACAGAGGCGAGGAGCTCGCCCGCTCGACGCTCAACGGGAGGCTCGGCATCATCGGCGGGCTCTCCATTCTCGGCACGACGGGAATCGTCGTGCCCTATTCCTGCTCCGCCTGGATCGACACCATCCATCGCGGGATCGACGTCGCCCTCGCCAGCGGCCTGCGCCATATCGCGGCCACCACCGGCTCCACCTCGGAAGAGGCCGTGCGCAAGCTCTACGGCCTGCCCGAGGAGGCGCTGATCGAGATGGGCGATTTCGCCGGCGGGCTGCTGAAATATTTGCGCGCGCACACGGTTCCGCGGGTGACGATCGCCGGCGGCTTCGCCAAGCTGACCAAGCTCGCGCAGGGACGGCTCGACCTCCATTCCGGCCGCTCCTCCGTCGATCTGGGCGATCTCGCGACGACGGCGCGCGCGGCGGGCGCGAACGAGGCGACGAGCGAGGCGATTCGCAACGCCAATAGCGCGCTCGAGGCGTTGGCCATCGCGAGCGCGGCCGGACTGGACCTCGCCTCGCCGATCGCGCGACGGGCCTTCGACACAGCCGCCCGCGCGCTCGGCAATCGCGCGACGGAGCTGGAAATCATCGTCGTCGGTCGCGACGGCGCCATACTCGCGCGCTCCAGCTTCCGACCCGCGATTCGAGCAGAGGACGAAACCGAGTGA
- a CDS encoding uridine kinase, translated as MANTTAELEALLMQRSLTDAELLAATETATDFRILPDATVIKIGGQSVIDRGRAAVYPLVEEIVAARKLHKMLIGTGAGTRARHLYSIAAGLGLPAGVLSQLGASVADQNAAMLGQLLAKHGISAVDGAGLSAVPLYLAEVNAVVFSGMPPYNLWMRPAAEGVIPPYRTDAGCFLVAEQFGCKAMIFVKDEQGLFTANPKTDKNAKFIPKISIDEMKAKGLHDSILEFPLLDLMKSARHIHEVQVVNGLVPGNLTRALAGEHVGTIITAS; from the coding sequence ATGGCCAATACGACAGCGGAGCTCGAGGCGCTCCTCATGCAGCGATCGCTGACCGATGCGGAGCTTCTCGCGGCGACGGAGACGGCGACGGATTTCCGCATCCTGCCGGATGCGACGGTGATCAAGATCGGCGGCCAGAGCGTCATCGATCGCGGTCGCGCGGCGGTCTATCCGCTGGTGGAGGAGATCGTCGCCGCGCGCAAGCTCCACAAGATGCTGATCGGCACGGGCGCGGGCACGCGGGCGCGTCACCTCTACTCCATAGCGGCGGGGCTCGGCCTGCCGGCGGGCGTGCTGTCGCAGCTCGGCGCCTCGGTCGCCGATCAGAACGCCGCCATGCTGGGGCAGCTTCTCGCCAAGCACGGCATCTCCGCGGTGGACGGCGCCGGGCTTTCGGCGGTGCCGCTCTATCTCGCCGAGGTGAACGCCGTCGTGTTCAGCGGCATGCCGCCTTACAATCTCTGGATGCGTCCGGCGGCCGAGGGCGTCATTCCTCCCTATCGCACCGACGCCGGCTGTTTCCTCGTCGCCGAGCAATTCGGCTGCAAGGCGATGATCTTCGTCAAGGACGAGCAGGGCCTCTTCACCGCCAATCCGAAGACCGACAAAAATGCGAAATTCATCCCGAAGATTTCCATCGACGAGATGAAGGCCAAGGGGCTGCATGATTCGATCCTCGAATTCCCACTGCTCGATCTCATGAAATCGGCGCGTCACATTCACGAGGTGCAGGTCGTCAACGGTCTCGTCCCCGGCAATCTGACCCGCGCCCTGGCCGGCGAGCATGTCGGCACCATCATCACCGCGAGCTGA
- a CDS encoding alkaline phosphatase family protein codes for MKIRLLLKTACLATTALTATANADPATRTPIKHVIIIVGENRSFDNLFGGYKPVAGQSVDNLLSRGIIEADGTPGVNFAKAGQNIGSDLYHYEVVTPTTGAYATLPQPYTTYAAGVPQGVPDTRFPADLPNGPYQISKYVPYAAYTGDPVHRFFQMWQQWDGGKLDKFVWVEKTIGTGSNGNPPAGFDPKEGAISMGFFNMNAYTDSHGVAQTGDAPYFKSLADTYAISDNFHQAVMGGTGANFQAIVTGHAAFYTNPTTLDGSPATPPTNQIENPDPVSGTNNYYTQDGYSGGSYVNCHDLSQPGVAAVDQQLRGHGAYERKCAPGHYYLVNNYNMYWNQTPSSTRALGATKFTLPPQKASTIVDVLNAHGVSWKYYSSDRGDDPTVFANSVDGVNFPVAGGAPFHAYCGICDPLTGYLQVMTTGEYAKLQNYGAFLKDLTDGTLPAVSFVRPFEAFAAHPADSTSHLYEQFLKTLIARVQGSSAWGSSAVFITTDEGGGYYDSGYIQPVDFFGDGTRIPLVVVSPYAKKGYVDHTYYDHVSLLKFIERNWKLPAVSHLSRDNLPNPIPSRENPYIPVNRPAIGDLVNLFVFSDHDRDDDDDDHDHHHHHHGRDR; via the coding sequence ATGAAAATTCGTTTGCTTTTGAAAACCGCCTGCCTCGCGACGACGGCGCTCACCGCGACCGCGAACGCCGATCCGGCGACGCGCACGCCGATCAAGCATGTCATCATCATCGTCGGCGAGAATCGCTCCTTCGACAATCTGTTCGGCGGCTATAAGCCCGTCGCCGGCCAGAGCGTCGACAATCTGCTGAGCAGAGGAATCATCGAGGCGGATGGAACGCCGGGCGTGAATTTCGCCAAGGCCGGGCAGAATATCGGCTCCGATCTCTATCATTATGAGGTCGTGACGCCGACGACCGGCGCCTACGCCACTCTGCCGCAGCCCTACACCACTTATGCGGCGGGCGTGCCCCAGGGCGTGCCGGATACGCGCTTTCCGGCCGATCTGCCCAACGGGCCCTATCAGATCAGCAAATATGTGCCCTACGCCGCCTATACCGGCGACCCTGTGCATCGCTTCTTCCAGATGTGGCAGCAGTGGGACGGCGGCAAGCTCGACAAATTCGTCTGGGTCGAGAAGACGATCGGCACGGGCTCCAACGGCAATCCGCCCGCCGGCTTCGATCCCAAGGAAGGCGCGATCTCCATGGGCTTCTTCAATATGAACGCCTATACGGATTCGCATGGCGTCGCGCAGACCGGCGACGCGCCCTATTTCAAGTCGCTCGCCGACACTTATGCGATCAGCGACAATTTTCATCAGGCGGTGATGGGCGGCACGGGCGCCAATTTCCAGGCGATCGTCACCGGCCATGCGGCCTTCTACACCAATCCGACGACCCTCGACGGCTCGCCGGCGACGCCTCCGACCAATCAGATCGAAAACCCCGATCCGGTCAGCGGCACGAATAATTATTACACGCAGGACGGCTATAGCGGCGGCTCCTATGTGAACTGCCACGATTTGTCGCAGCCGGGCGTCGCGGCGGTGGATCAGCAGCTGCGCGGCCATGGAGCCTATGAGCGCAAATGCGCGCCGGGGCATTATTATCTCGTCAACAACTACAATATGTATTGGAACCAGACGCCGTCGTCGACGCGCGCGCTCGGCGCGACCAAGTTCACCCTGCCGCCGCAGAAGGCCTCGACCATCGTCGATGTGCTGAACGCACATGGCGTGTCGTGGAAATATTACAGCTCCGACCGCGGCGACGATCCGACCGTCTTCGCCAATTCGGTCGATGGCGTGAACTTCCCCGTCGCGGGCGGCGCGCCCTTCCACGCCTATTGCGGCATTTGCGATCCGCTCACCGGCTATCTCCAGGTGATGACGACGGGCGAATACGCCAAGCTGCAGAACTACGGCGCCTTCCTGAAGGATTTGACCGACGGAACGCTGCCCGCCGTGTCATTCGTGCGTCCCTTCGAGGCCTTCGCCGCGCATCCGGCGGATTCGACCAGCCATCTCTATGAGCAGTTCCTGAAGACGCTGATCGCGCGCGTGCAGGGCTCCTCGGCCTGGGGCTCGAGCGCGGTCTTCATCACCACCGACGAAGGCGGCGGCTACTACGACTCGGGCTATATTCAGCCGGTCGACTTCTTCGGCGACGGCACGCGCATTCCGCTCGTCGTGGTCTCGCCCTACGCCAAGAAGGGCTATGTCGACCACACTTACTACGACCATGTCTCACTGCTGAAATTCATCGAGCGGAACTGGAAGCTGCCGGCGGTCTCGCATCTGAGCCGCGACAATCTGCCCAATCCGATCCCGTCTCGCGAGAATCCTTATATTCCCGTCAATCGGCCGGCGATCGGCGATCTCGTGAATCTCTTCGTCTTCTCCGATCACGATCGCGATGACGATGACGACGATCACGATCATCATCATCACCACCACGGCCGCGATCGCTGA
- a CDS encoding PAAR domain-containing protein, whose translation MGRPAARVTDPVAHPLPPVLTPGPGSFNVFIGKLPAWRGVGGAAAAAIQSAKSVSDTTIQVAEAATLAAAGTPGAPAAKAAEEATKAAAAASMGSMISGAAGGADIHICATPLPIPPHGPGVVVDGSTSVFINGLPACRQGDTIVEAVGPPNKITMGLPTVLIGG comes from the coding sequence ATGGGCCGGCCTGCAGCGCGCGTGACCGATCCCGTGGCCCATCCTCTGCCGCCGGTGCTGACGCCCGGCCCCGGCAGCTTCAATGTGTTCATCGGCAAATTGCCGGCCTGGCGCGGCGTCGGCGGCGCGGCCGCGGCGGCGATCCAATCCGCGAAATCGGTTTCCGACACGACGATCCAGGTCGCGGAGGCGGCGACGCTCGCCGCCGCCGGCACGCCGGGCGCTCCCGCCGCCAAAGCGGCCGAGGAGGCGACCAAGGCCGCGGCGGCCGCCAGCATGGGATCGATGATCAGCGGAGCGGCCGGCGGCGCCGATATTCACATTTGCGCGACGCCGCTGCCGATCCCGCCGCATGGGCCGGGCGTGGTGGTGGACGGCTCCACCAGCGTCTTCATCAACGGCCTGCCCGCCTGCCGCCAGGGCGACACGATCGTCGAGGCCGTCGGGCCGCCGAACAAGATCACCATGGGCCTGCCGACGGTGCTCATCGGCGGTTAG
- a CDS encoding YbhB/YbcL family Raf kinase inhibitor-like protein yields MTRNLLDFQIFLAPAEAAGGGFSLSSPDIAEGATIDRKFVFDDFGGTGDNVSPELRWSEPPAGTKSFALFCHDPDAPTGGAGFWHWLVVDIPAEARGLKQGAGTPDGAGLPSGAKQIRSDYGFAHWGGPCPPVGDPPHRYVFTIYALGVETVEAPDGATASLVGFIVNQNVLAKASLTGLYGR; encoded by the coding sequence ATGACGCGCAATCTCCTCGATTTCCAGATTTTCCTCGCGCCGGCGGAGGCCGCGGGCGGCGGTTTTTCGCTCTCCAGCCCCGATATCGCCGAGGGCGCGACCATCGACCGCAAATTCGTCTTCGACGACTTCGGCGGGACGGGCGACAATGTCTCGCCGGAGCTGCGTTGGAGCGAGCCGCCCGCCGGAACCAAGAGCTTCGCGCTCTTCTGCCATGATCCCGACGCGCCGACCGGCGGCGCGGGCTTTTGGCATTGGCTCGTCGTCGATATCCCCGCCGAGGCGCGTGGGTTGAAGCAGGGCGCGGGAACGCCGGACGGCGCCGGCCTGCCTTCGGGCGCAAAGCAAATTCGCAGCGATTACGGCTTCGCCCATTGGGGCGGCCCGTGTCCGCCGGTCGGCGATCCGCCGCATCGTTATGTCTTCACGATCTATGCGCTCGGCGTCGAGACGGTGGAGGCGCCCGATGGCGCGACGGCCTCGCTCGTCGGCTTCATCGTCAATCAGAACGTCCTCGCCAAGGCGAGCCTCACCGGCCTCTACGGCCGCTGA
- a CDS encoding DUF4424 family protein → MAATILALGICPARAEETLQELVHRGPELASLEAAGLTVESMELALGPQNSSLKYRIVNPTSAPVRTTLIFPLPEIDFSDPDAAWSIPGSDPVNYVGLAATIDQKAAPLSVAQSAVVEGKDVTAVLRRSGLPLVPVGLFHDKLAGLTADARARLVKDGLIVENGTDPAGNPIYSPRWSVRASASRALELAPGQNVLVDYRFRSSVGVARDTVLREPLRSSKELGQEVERRRADYCLDRSFLAGVDKIVSTAAARRAAAVETVVPAAESAAPEPAATDAARKQPTIRVFPEANVGDLQERRISFDLGSGAPAAPVRQFRLVVDKGKPTRLVSFCLVDLKKISATAFEMRAADFRPSGLLRVLLLGPKD, encoded by the coding sequence TTGGCGGCGACGATTCTGGCGCTCGGCATTTGCCCGGCGCGGGCGGAGGAAACGCTGCAGGAGCTCGTCCATCGCGGGCCGGAGCTCGCGAGCCTCGAGGCGGCCGGGCTCACCGTGGAGTCGATGGAGCTCGCGCTCGGCCCGCAGAACAGCTCGCTCAAATATCGGATCGTCAATCCGACTTCGGCGCCGGTGCGAACGACTCTGATCTTCCCGCTTCCCGAGATCGATTTTTCCGATCCCGATGCGGCATGGTCCATTCCGGGCTCGGACCCGGTGAATTATGTCGGCCTCGCCGCGACCATCGATCAAAAGGCGGCCCCGCTCTCCGTCGCGCAGAGCGCCGTCGTCGAGGGCAAGGATGTGACCGCGGTCCTGCGCCGCAGCGGGCTTCCGCTCGTTCCGGTGGGTCTCTTTCACGACAAGCTCGCCGGCCTGACGGCGGATGCGCGCGCGCGCCTCGTCAAGGACGGGCTCATCGTCGAGAATGGGACCGATCCGGCGGGAAATCCGATTTATTCGCCGCGCTGGTCGGTCCGCGCCTCGGCGTCGCGGGCGCTGGAGCTCGCGCCGGGGCAGAACGTGCTGGTGGACTATCGTTTTCGCTCGAGCGTCGGCGTCGCGCGCGACACCGTGCTGCGCGAGCCGCTGCGCTCGTCGAAAGAACTCGGGCAGGAGGTGGAGCGCCGCCGCGCCGATTATTGCCTCGACCGCAGTTTTCTGGCGGGCGTCGACAAGATCGTCTCCACTGCCGCGGCGCGTCGCGCGGCGGCGGTCGAGACCGTCGTTCCTGCCGCGGAGAGCGCCGCGCCGGAGCCCGCCGCGACCGACGCCGCGAGAAAACAGCCGACGATCCGCGTTTTCCCGGAGGCCAATGTCGGCGATCTGCAGGAGCGCCGCATCTCCTTCGATCTCGGCTCCGGCGCGCCGGCGGCTCCGGTGCGCCAGTTCCGTCTCGTCGTGGACAAGGGCAAGCCGACACGCCTCGTGAGCTTCTGCCTCGTCGATCTGAAGAAAATCTCCGCCACCGCCTTCGAGATGCGCGCCGCCGATTTTCGGCCCTCCGGTCTGCTGCGCGTGCTTCTCCTCGGCCCGAAGGACTAG